The following coding sequences lie in one Mus musculus strain C57BL/6J chromosome 11, GRCm38.p6 C57BL/6J genomic window:
- the Wdr81 gene encoding WD repeat-containing protein 81 isoform X3, giving the protein MAQGSRRRKVVLTAGSEGWSPSSGPDMEELLRSVERDLNIDARQLALAPGGTHVVALVSTRWLASLRERRLGPCPRAEGLGEAEVRTLLQRSVQRLPPGWTRVEVHGLRKRRLSYPLGGGVPFEEGSCSPETLTRFMQEVAAQNYRNLWRHAYHTYGQPYSHSTAPSALPALDSIRQALQRVYGCTFLPVGESIPCLSNVRDGPCPSRGSPACPSLLRAEALLESPEMLYVVHPYVQFSLHDVVTFSPAKLTNSQAKVLFLLFRVLRAMDACHRQGLACGALSLHHIAVDEKLCSELRLDLSAYEMPSEDENQEGSEEKNGTGIKSEKEGEGRTECPTCQKELRGLVLDWVHGRISNFHYLMQLNRLAGRRQGDPNYHPVLPWVVDFTTPYGRFRDLRKSKFRLNKGDKQLDFTYEMTRQAFVAGGAGSGEPPHVPHHISDVLSDITYYVYKARRTPRSVLCGHVRAQWEPHEYPATMERMQTWTPDECIPEFYTDPSIFCSIHPDMPDLDVPAWCSSNQEFVAAHRALLESWEVSQDLHHWIDLTFGYKLQGKEAVKEKNVCLHLVDAHTHLTSYGVVQLFDQPHPQRLAGSPALAPEPPLIPRLLVQPIREATGQEDISGQLINGAGRLVVEATPCETGWTRDRPGTGEDDLEQATEALDSISLPGKAGDQPGSSSSQASPGLLSFSAPSGSRPGRRSKAAGLDPGEGEEGKIVLPEGFSPIQALEELEKVGNFLAKGLGSQLEEPEKPHAQPPVHLQSLFHRDMQVLGVLLAEMVFATRVRILQPDAPLWVRFEAVRGLCIRHSKDIPVSLQPVLDTLLQLSGPKSPMVSKKGKLDPLFEYRPVSQGLPPPSPAQLLSPFSSVVPFPPYFPALHKFILLYQARRVEDEVQGRELAFALWQQLGAVLNDITPEGLEILLPFVLSLMSEEHTAVYTAWYLFEPVAKALGPKNANKYLLKPLIGAYESPCRLHGRFYLYTDCFVAQLVVRLGLQAFLTHLLPHVLQVLAGVEASQEEGKGLVGTTEDEESELPVSGPGSCAFGEEIQMDGQPAASSGLGLPDYRSGVSFHDQADLPDTEDFQAGLYVAESPQPQEAEAVSLGQLSDKSSTSEASQGEERGGDDGGAPADKNSVKSGDSSQDLKQSEGSEEEEEEEGCVVLEEDQEDEVTGTSELTLSDTMLSMETVVAPGDGRDREEEEEPLTEQTEGKEQKILLDTACKMVRWLSAKLGPTVASRHVARNLLRLLTSCYVGPTRQQFTVSSDDTPPLNAGNIYQKRPVLGDIVSGPVLSCLLHIAYLYGEPVLTYQYLPYISYLVAPGSNSNPSRLNSRKEAGLLAAVTLTQKIIVYLSDTTLMDILPRISHEVLLPVLGFLTSFVTGFPSGAQARTVLCVKTISLIALICLRIGQEMVQQHLSEPVATFFQVFSHLHELRQQDLPLDPKGCTEGQLPEATFSDGQRRPVDPTLLEELQKVFTLEMAYTIYVPFSCLLGDIIRKIIPNHELVGELAGLYLESMSPSSRNPASMEPTMASAGPEWDPQSGSCLQDDGHSGTFGSVLVGNRIQIPDSQPQSPGPLGSLSGVGSSGGLSNRNEDNALKRELPRSAHGLSGNWLAYWQYEIGVSQQDAHFHFHQIRLQSFPGHTGAVKCVAALSSEDFFLSGSKDRTVRLWPLYNYGDGTNETASRLIYAQHRKSVFYVGQLEAPQYVVSCDGAVHVWDPFTGKTLRTVDPSDSRVPLTAVAVMPAPHTSITMASSDSTLRFVDCRKPGLQAVEGSVLISSSSDHSLTVWKELEQKPTHHYKSASDPIHTFDLYGSEVVTGTVANKIGVCSLLEPPSQATTKLSSENFRGTLTSLALLPTKRHLLLGSDNGIIRLLA; this is encoded by the exons ATGGCCCAGGGGAGCAGAAGGCGGAAAGTGGTTCTTACAGCAGGGTCCGAGGGCTGGTCCCCTTCCTCAGGACCTGACATGGAGGAGCTGCTCCGGAGCGTGGAGAGAGATCTGAACATTGATGCCCGGCAGCTGGCCCTGGCGCCGGGGGGCACTCATGTAGTGGCCCTAGTGTCCACGCGTTGGCTGGCTAGTCTCCGGGAGCGCCGACTGGGACCCTGTCCCCGGGCTGAGGGCCTGGGTGAAGCAGAAGTCAGGACTTTACTGCAACGTTCGGTACAGAGGCTGCCCCCAGGCTGGACTCGAGTGGAGGTGCATGGGCTGCGGAAACGGAGACTGTCCTACCCGCTGGGTGGAGGCGTGCCCTTTGAGGAGGGGTCCTGTAGCCCTGAAACTCTCACTCGGTTCATGCAGGAGGTGGCTGCCCAGAATTACCGGAACCTGTGGCGCCATGCATACCACACTTATGGACAGCCTTACAGCCACAGCACTGCCCCCTCAGCTCTACCTGCCCTAGACTCTATACGACAAGCTCTCCAGAGGGTGTATGGATGCACCTTCTTGCCAGTGGGTGAATCCATCCCATGTCTATCAAATGTCAGGGATGGGCCCTGCCCCTCTcggggcagccctgcctgcccCAGCCTTTTGCGAGCTGAGGCTTTGCTGGAGTCGCCCGAGATGCTCTATGTGGTACACCCTTATGTGCAATTCTCCCTGCATGATGTAGTTACCTTCAGCCCTGCCAAGCTGACCAACAGCCAAGCCAAGgtgctctttcttctcttccgTGTTCTGAGGGCCATGGATGCCTGTCACCGCCAGGGGCTGGCCTGTGGGGCTCTGTCTTTGCACCACATTGCTGTAGACGAGAAGCTATGCAGTGAGCTCCGGCTGGACCTGAGCGCTTACGAGATGCCTTCCGAGGATGAAAACCAGGAGGGCTCTGAAGAGAAAAATGGGACAGGCATTAAGTCTgaaaaagagggggaagggagaactgAGTGTCCCACCTGCCAGAAAGAACTTCGGGGCCTTGTGCTAGACTGGGTCCATGGCCGAATCAGCAACTTCCACTACCTCATGCAGCTGAATCGGTTGGCAGGTCGACGGCAGGGGGATCCCAACTATCACCCAGTGCTGCCCTGGGTGGTGGACTTTACCACACCTTATGGGCGCTTCCGAGACCTTCGTAAATCCAAGTTCCGACTCAACAAGGGAGATAAGCAATTGGACTTCACCTATGAGATGACCCGGCAGGCATTTGTTGCAGGTGGTGCAGGAAGTGGGGAGCCACCCCATGTTCCTCACCACATCTCTGACGTGCTCTCTGACATCACGTACTATGTATACAAGGCCCGTCGCACACCGCGCTCGGTGCTCTGTGGACATGTCCGAGCGCAGTGGGAACCCCACGAGTATCCTGCCACCATGGAGCGGATGCAGACCTGGACACCGGATGAGTGCATACCCGAGTTCTACACGGACCCCTCTATCTTTTGCTCTATCCACCCTGACATGCCCGACCTGGATGTGCCGGCCTGGTGCAGTTCTAACCAGGAATTTGTGGCTGCCCATCGAGCCCTCCTGGAGAGCTGGGAGGTGTCCCAAGACCTGCATCACTGGATTGATCTTACCTTTGGCTACAAACTCCAGGGCAAAGAAGCTGTGAAGGAGAAGAATGTGTGTCTGCACCTGGTGGACGCTCACACCCATCTGACCAGCTATGGCGTGGTACAGCTATTTGATCAGCCACACCCCCAACGCCTGGCTGGATCTCCTGCCCTGGCCCCTGAACCTCCACTCATCCCCCGGCTGTTGGTCCAGCCTATTCGGGAGGCCACAGGCCAGGAGGACATTTCAGGACAACTTATAAATGGTGCGGGCAGGCTTGTCGTAGAGGCCACTCCATGTGAGACTGGCTGGACTAGAGATAGGCCTGGGACAGGAGAAGATGATTTAGAACAGGCTACAGAAGCTCTGGATTCCATCTCCCTCCCCGGGAAAGCAGGTGACCAGCCAGGCTCTTCCTCCAGTCAAGCATCACCTGGCCTGTTGTCTTTTTCTGCACCCTCGGGGTCTCGACCAGGCCGTAGGAGCAAAGCTGCCGGGTTGGACCCTGGGGAGGGTGAAGAGGGCAAGATTGTCCTTCCAGAGGGCTTCAGTCCCATACAGGCCttggaagagctggagaaagtGGGTAACTTCCTGGCCAAAGGCCTAGGGAGCCAGTTGGAGGAGCCTGAAAAGCCTCACGCCCAGCCACCTGTGCACCTGCAGAGCCTCTTCCATCGAGACATGCAGGTCCTGGGTGTCCTGTTGGCTGAGATGGTGTTTGCCACCAGGGTCCGGATACTGCAGCCTGATGCACCTTTGTGGGTACGCTTTGAGGCTGTTCGGGGTCTCTGCATACGCCACTCCAAGGACATCCCCGTGTCTCTGCAGCCTGTGCTAGACACACTCCTACAGCTGAGCGGACCCAAAAGTCCCATGGTGTCGAAGAAGGGCAAGCTAGACCCACTGTTTGAGTATAGGCCGGTTTCCCAGGGATTACCcccacccagcccagcccagctcctCAGCCCCTTCAGCTCCGTGGTCCCCTTCCCTCCATACTTCCCAGCACTGCACAAGTTCATTCTTTTATATCAGGCCCGGCGTGTGGAGGATGAGGTCCAGGGTCGGGAGCTGGCGTTTGCTCTGTGGCAGCAGCTGGGTGCGGTGTTAAATGACATCACTCCCGAGGgcttagagatcctcctgcctttcgtGCTGTCGCTCATGTCTGAGGAGCACACGGCTGTGTACACAGCCTGGTACCTATTTGAACCCGTTGCCAAGGCCCTGGGCCCCAAAAATGCCAACAAGTACCTCCTGAAGCCTCTCATCGGTGCCTATGAGAGCCCCTGCCGCCTGCATGGCCGCTTCTACCTGTACACCGACTGTTTTGTGGCCCAGTTGGTGGTGCGGCTGGGCTTGCAGGCCTTCCTCACCCACCTGCTGCCCCATGTCCTCCAGGTACTGGCTGGGGTGGAGGCTTCCCAGGAGGAGGGCAAAGGCCTGGTCGGGACCACTGAGGATGAGGAAAGTGAGCTCCCGGTGTCCGGGCCTGGCTCCTGTGCCTTTGGGGAAGAGATTCAGATGGATGGGCAGCCGGCTGCTTCCTCAGGACTGGGGCTCCCAGACTACAGGTCGGGCGTCAGCTTCCATGACCAGGCCGACCTGCCGGACACGGAGGACTTCCAAGCTGGACTCTACGTGGCTGAATCTCCACagccccaggaggctgaggccgtGAGCCTGGGCCAGCTGAGTGATAAGAGCAGTACCAGCGAAGCCTCCCAGGGCgaggagaggggtggggatgATGGCGGTGCCCCTGCGGACAAGAACAGCGTCAAGTCAGGGGACAGCAGCCAGGACTTGAAGCAGAGCGAAGgctctgaggaagaggaggaggaggaaggctgtGTGGTGTtggaggaggaccaggaggatGAAGTCACGGGAACATCCGAGCTCACTCTGTCTGACACGATGCTGTCCATGGAGACGGTGGTGGCTCCTGGtgatgggagagacagagaagaggaagaggagccgCTGACAGAGCAGACagaaggcaaagaacaaaagatcCTCCTTG ATACAGCCTGCAAGATGGTCCGCTGGCTGTCTGCCAAGCTTGGCCCCACAGTAGCCTCTCGCCATGTGGCCCGGAACCTGCTGCGCCTGCTGACATCTTGTTATGTTG GGCCCACTCGACAGCAGTTCACCGTCAGCAGTGATGACACCCCTCCACTGAATGCCGGCAACATCTACCAGAAGAGGCCAGTCCTAGGTGACATCGTGTCGGGGCCTGTGCTCAGCTGCCTCCTCCACATTGCCTACCTGTATGGAGAACCCGTTCTCACCTACCAGTACCTGCCCTACATCAGCTACCTG GTAGCCCCAGGGAGCAACTCAAACCCCAGCCGACTGAACAGCCGCAAGGAGGCCGGGCTGCTGGCAGCGGTGACACTGACGCAGAAAATCATCGTATACCTCTCTGACACGACCCTCATGGACATTCTGCCCCGCATTAGCCACGAGGTCTTGCTGCCTGTGCTTGGCTTCCTCACCTCCTTCGTCACAGG GTTCCCCAGTGGGGCCCAGGCCCGGACTGTCCTATGCGTGAAAACCATCAGTCTCATCGCCCTCATCTGCTTGCGCATCGGGCAGGAGATGGTCCAGCAGCACCTGAGTGAGCCAGTGGCCACCTTCTTCCAAGTCTTCTCTCATCTGCATGAGCTTCggcagcag GATCTGCCACTGGATCCTAAGGGCTGTACTGAGGGCCAGCTGCCAGAGGCGACCTTCTCTGATGGGCAGCGACGACCAGTGGACCCCACCCTGCTGGAAGAGCTGCAGAAGGTGTTCACCCTGGAAATGGCGTACACAATCTACGTACCTTTCTCCTGCCTGTTGG GTGACATCATCCGGAAAATCATCCCCAACCATGAGTTGGTCGGGGAGCTGGCAGGGCTCTATCTGGAAAGCATGAGCCCGAGCTCTCGAAACCCAGCCAGCATGGAACCCACCATGGCTAGTGCCGGCCCTGAATGGGACCCTCAGAGTGGGAGCTGTCTCCAGGACGATGGCCACTCAGGGACCTTTGGGAGTGTCCTGGTTGGAAATCGCATCCAGATCCCTGACTCTCAGCCCCAGAGTCCTGGGCCACTGGGCTCCCTCTCTGGAGTGGGTAGTAGCGGAGGCCTCAGCAACAGGAATGAAGACAACGCCCTGAAGCGGGAGCTGCCTCGGAGTGCCCATGGGCTGAGCGGGAACTGGCTGGCGTACTGGCAGTACGAGATCGGTGTGAGCCAGCAGGATGCCCACTTCCACTTCCACCAGATCCGCCTGCAGAGCTTCCCAGGGCACACGGGGGCCGTCAAATGCGTGGCCGCCCTGAGCAGTGAAGACTTCTTTCTGAGTGGCAGCAAGGACCGGACTGTGCGCCTCTGGCCGCTGTACAACTATGGGGACGGGACCAATGAGACGGCTTCCCGCCTCATCTATGCCCAGCACCGCAAAAGCGTCTTCTACGTGGGCCAGCTTGAGGCCCCGCAGTATGTGGTGAGCTGTGATGGGGCAGTGCACGTCTGGGACCCCTTCACAG GAAAGACCCTTCGCACAGTGGATCCTTCAGACAGCCGGGTGCCCCTGACGGCTGTGGCTGTCATGCCTGCCCCACACACCAGCATCACCATGGCCAGCTCCGACTCCACTCTGCGCTTTGTGGACTGCAGGAAGCCAGGCTTGCAG GCTGTAGAGGGCAGCGTGCTCATCAGCTCCTCTTCCGACCATTCCTTGACTGTTTGGAAGGAGCTGGAACAGAAGCCCACGCACCACTACAAGTCAGCGTCCGACCCAATCCACACCTTTGACCTGTACGGCAGCGAGGTGGTCACCGGCACTGTAGCCAACAAGATTGGTGTCTGTTCCCTGCTTGAGCCACCCTCTCAGGCCACCACAAAGCTCAGTTCCGAGAACTTCCGTGGCACGCTCACTAGTCTGGCTTTGCTGCCCACGAAACGCCACCTCCTGCTGGGCTCGGACAATGGCATCATCCGCCTCCTGGCATAG